The DNA segment ATGGTCAATGGAaagcaggatatatatatatatatattttagccaAGTAAAGTCAACTGTATTGTGTTTCTGCTTGAACTGATTTGGGACTTCAATTGTACTCCATTTTAGGTAGTGAATTACAATCTATATGGGTTTTTAGGGATCacttggtttttttgttttcttgcatATTTGTAATGCTATATAGCAATTCCTTGTGTGTAAATTGTCTATAATTAGATATCTCATTTTGCACAGCCAGAACAGCTTCACTTTcttgcccaaactgcacaagGTGAAAATGTTACTGTGACCCATACCCACTGCATGCACTCAATATGTAAGATTGACTTACAGACACATTGACACATACCTTAATATAACCCCAGATTCTGATGCTATAAATAGCTAAAGTATGTACAGACCAATCACAATTCAATAAGCAACTCTCTAGCTATATGTGGAAATGTAAGTTTGATATACAGAGATGGAGAGATACCTTCATAGAAACCCATACTCTGACACTCTCAGTAACTTGTGCTGAAGTGTGTACagaccattttttaaaatcacaattcaataagcTCTTAATGTATATACAAATGCTAACGTGTGACACACACATAAGACAGTCAGGCAAGCCTCCATACACCCCGAGATTATGATACACTCAATAATTTGTGCTAACGATATATGCAACTCTCTAAAGCGTTTGCCCTAGTATGTAAtgagtccatttttttttctttagagcaaggtgacaaacatttttttactgaTGAAGCTATGCTTTGGatatttatttaagcaaataGATGTACTTCTTGTTCAGAAAAGGTTGAATGAAATCACACCTCTGAAGTACAATGGAGGGAAGGGGGGTAGATATTGTTAACATACCTGCAGGTTTCCAATAACGTCTCGTGTGACAAGCCCCAACACAAATTTTACATCTTCCATGGTGTAGGCTTCCAAAGGATCTTTGACTTCTGCTTCAGTTACAGGAGATCTCTCATCATTACCCACCTGTGAAAAGAAACAATACATCACCCagagaatgatttttttttttgtactgtgaaGATCTAtaaaaattgtattaaaataacattttattagtaaaccctttttttttattaacaccaGGGCAGATATTTTGATTACAGTTTCTATTTAATTTTTTGACCGCCACACAAATACAATGTGAGTAGGAATTCAGAAATGGGTAGCAACTGGGTGTCTTGTTTGTTTCAAAAACAGCGCTGTTAAATCCTGATCACTTAATGTACACATCTGTATATAACAAGTTGCATTGTAAGATTTCTAATGTGACTTTTATACTTTTAGATGGGATTTATTCATTGTTATTCATTTGTATCCACTGTAGACTCATAGCTTAATAACTATATTGGTAAAATTAACCAATAAagagcaccttttatttgtttatattgaaTTTTACTGGCACATCAGTTTTGTGATCAAATTAAATGATTACTTGCAAAACATTATGATTATAATTACTTCAAGATATGTGTTTTGCAAGAAAGAAAATaaggaatgtatttttttgtgtgtgcaataCTCTGGCTTCACTGAACTATGCAGTTTAacagtatgtattttaaatcatgtttttttaatactgtggTCAATTTGTTCCACTCTCTTACCATGTGATTCAACATCCCATCAcatctgtgtttttctttactaagattttccatgctttcactatgctttacaatgcactTACTGTGCTACCATGATGTACATCCATACTTTCACACTCTCAAAACACAGAAGCCAATTATGTATTCCTTCCATATGGAGGTTGGTAAAATATTATCACATTTTAAGTAGACCAACTAGTAAATTGAATTAACTTTAGAAAATATCCCCAAATCTCTCTTAGAAACAACTTTCATGAATACCAGCGTGATGCACATACACACTTTTTTGCATTTTTACAAACTATGAGGATATCAGTCAAAAATAAAGCACactataattttaaataataagaaatgacATAGAAGCCCCTTCTCCGTTCACCACCATTAATCTGCTCTGTTCCATGCTGAATTCTTCTAAGCCAGCATGAATATTTTCCAGGTTAAATAAATACGGTAGTTCCTATGCCACTTGACCAGTTTCTGGATATGTCTAAAAAAAAGCAAGTGCTGTACAGCAATGAATCTGGACATGTAACAGGGGCAGTGTggctctgcctgtaaatagtgttggtgtttgtatgtgttttagttgtggttggcagggatgaggtCAATTCCTGTCCCTAccaaaaaaatgtgagaatgtggctgttcctaaTGGAATAATTGGTGTTAATTAGGAACAGCCATGTCCTATAAAAAGAGAGCTCAAACCTCCATTAGAGAGacgagcagggagcagggagcagggagcagggagcagggagcagggagcagggagcagggagcagggagcagggagcagggagcagggagcagggagcagggagcagggagcagggagcagggacgTTTGCTGCTACAAGAAGAGAAACAAATGctcctgtattttcatttttaaaacccaCTGTGATACTGCAAGACGTGGGTGAgagattttctgtttcattttgtgttcatgacttgtttttatttaacctttttactttggctctgtgagctgtatttgtttataatttgatttaacaaaaataaacttgcagTTCTTCATTCCTGagtctcctttctgcctcctgacCACCATAGACATCTGGCCACTCTACCACAGGCAGACTATGGGGGATGGTGGTATAGTTGATAAGCAAAGTCTTTACACCAATGTAATTGGTAGCTTatgttgttttacaaaatgaGTAACAAACAATTAAAGTGGCTGTAGTTAATAaattaatttcataaatcttataTGTCATGCGCTGCCATTTGCTGCATAcattaggtctcaaatgtgcagggctgaaagaaacacatgttcctGCAAACACATATTTCCATTTAAAATCATGCTATCTAGTACAATCCGAAGTTCGAGAGAGTTATAAATTTCCACACCTCATTCTCAGGATACTGTacctgttactgcttcactttgTTTCACTAGTCATTTTACATcagtagtgtcttctgggtcaaagcatgttactggcttaAAGCATGTCAGTACACAAGGAAAGCACCTGGTTGGTAAAAGGCAAGAAGCTGTTGGAGGGGTAGAGACAATTTGACTCTCCCGTTGAAATGGCAAAGTGCAACACAACCtgaagcatggcttgcaaacagagattgcTTTAAACTAGTACCAGATATCGGGTTTTAAAAGACCAATTTaaccaataaaaataaacatgtaagaTTTATATAAgaattttgttagctacaacctcTTGCTGTATTCAGAATGAATTTATACCGGTTTGTTTTCATTCATGCTGGATGCTGGATCTGCACTAATATATGTTTTCAATGTACAGTAGTCCGCAGGACTAGTTGGCACAGATAATAAGAATTTCTGATGACtattttttttctggtcacttGAAATTCATCTCAACGAGAACTGACTGGAAGATAAAGAACTGATCTGAAAGAACATCCATTCCCACTATTTCTAGTAATAGCTCGTCTTTATTTTGTTCTGCTGGGGCCGGTGCTATAAGCTGAGAGTAGATGTCAGAGGACAGGCCTTCCTCAAGCGGAGCTGGGAATGGGAACTCTGTTGGCTTAATAACCGCAATGTTTtccttacaaaaacaaaaataaaaagacaagatTCAGTAAGTCATAAGAAAATGAATTGTAAAACACTGGTTATCGTTCCTTTAAAGGGACACTTTATAACACCTACGGTACATGTTCCTACAATTCCCAACGTTATCCTCTTATTTCTGTATGAATCTCTATTGTTGTGTTTGCTAAGTTCATTATTTACCAAGCTTACTAACAGGCGTCAGTCCACAgcgcaacactgatatgcttcccacACAGGAATAGTTAGTAtgcatggtaaataatgatctaatcaAAAATAATAAGATGTTAAACGGGAAagaaatattaggaaaatgtagatgatatagaGTATGCTTTTAAGTCTGAAAAGACGAAGCTGATTGCCATGGCAGAGTGTTTCTGTATCAATTCTCCTGGGAGGTTTGTTGTCTTGGAAACCAACACAGGAGAGATTGCATGATTTAGCCTTTAATACTAATTTAGTACTACATTTTACTGTAGAAGGGGCCTTCCCTGTTTCACTGTTTTCAACATTTTTTGTCTCATAACTAATTGGGACAACACAGGATAGACTCTGTGTTTATGTCTATTCtctttccttatttttttttgttgtttggatACATGACTCATACAACATGTTATCTCTTCCTTTTACAGATCATTAAGCCCAGATTCCTCTGCTGtggccttttttttaaaaaaaaattgaatactctataatgcaaactttttttctcaatgtaattatttacatttttgtaaagacAGTTACATTCATATTGTTAGATATTGTATAAGAATACTttcttttgaaaaatgtatttttcaaaagaTATATGAGATTTATAAAATATCAACTCTAGTCTAACTTTGTTCTGGTCACATGCGTTTTGCTTTTTATAATTTTGCCCTGATTAAGAGCAACAACAGACATGATACATTGTAACAAATGCAGGAAAAGTCAGTCCTTTTTCAAATATCACTGCCCTTCCTATGATTAAAGacagtttcctttaaaaaaaagacagtgtGCCCATTCCTCTATTTAAAGCGACAAACTGCCCAAAGCATAACTAAACTATTGAATCTATAACTAAGTATCTTGAAAATgaaccttgtttcttttttgttctctggtcttttaataatgttttaaatgtcTGTGGTTTGTAGTTGCAGGTACTGTACTTTTTTGATAAGCCTGTATtacagttattttcatttcaggAGCTGCTCACCATTTCTAGTGCCCTACCAACTATAGCAATTGGAAAAATAAATCTAACAGAGCACCTACTATCAGTCATCTTTCAGTCTAGAATTCATGTCTGTATATCAGCCACGATGAACAGGCCGTTTACACAGAAAGTTATTGCTGCCTATTACAATATTGCAGTTGTTAGATTGTGGGTTTTACTCCTgtattgttataaaataaaaggaaaacaacACTCACTTCCAGGCCCAGAACAAGCTCATCTTTTGGTTGACTGAAGAGAAATTCGTATAGTTTATAATGCTGAACTAAACTGAAAACAttaaggtttaaaaaatatacaggacTACAGTCTTTAATGTAGTTGCATTTGATCAATACATTTAACACACAACTTTGATTATGATATATGGAAGTATATCATAATCAAAGTCATATCATATCATAAGTAATGGCCCAAAGAATTTGATTGCACTGTGTTCAGAACTGCTGTCCAGGACATGAATTAGCCTGCATTAAAATTATTCCCACGTGTCCATGCACAACTAACCAAATCTAATAGGCGTCTGCATAGACTCTGTTTAGACTTGTGTCTCTTCCAGACCATTCTAGGACTGtgttccaaccaggtccttaATTACTTCACTAACCAGGCTCaatttatacaattaaaatcacTGGAACAAAGCAGGACAGTTCATAATAAATGACATAGTTTGAACAAAATGTTGGCTGAATGCATTGGAAAAGTCGTAAGTGTGAACCACTGACTTAGACTATGAAGCTGGAAGAAAAATGAATAATGTATTCACTGGCACTCTTTAAACTTATTTGCATTTACTTCTGCTTTATAGCCTAACAGAATGCATCACTGTTTGGTATTTCCAGTACACTGCGGTCTCTGTTAGGGAGCATATTTTTGTTCATATGTAAGCATCAACTTTGGTCCagcatttataatatatttagcTTGATTGGGATTCTGTATTCGTTTACCAGATGTTAAGAGGTAGTGGGGACTGATTCCATtctgaattgtgtgtgtgtgtgtgtgtgtgtgtgtgtgtatacagtatatataagggcagctggctctttaagcttatatatatatatatatatatatatatatatatatatatatatatatatatatatatatatatatgagagtgAAAGTAAAAGGTCACATGTATCACACGTATTTCCTAGTATTGCCAAGTTGGAAGAATCTTAatactaaatataaatatttgGTTAATGTGAAATAAAACATCTGAGCAGAATTTAGTAATCATATTCCAATACCAAATTAGCCATGCTCAGCATTTTCTTAACCACATCTGTAGCATAAATAGTAATCTCTCAGGGAGGATTGTGGATTATTTGAATGGAATAGTTCAAAgctttgcattttgtattaataCCCCTTGAAGTATCCCTGTTTAACCCTGTTTTAAAAGCATAATGACAAAGAGGTTTGTGTCAAAGATTCCAATATTCTCAAGAATATGCTAATGAATGTCCATATTACTAATTATTCTGCTACCTGTATatcttaaaatgtatacatgtatgTAGTAAATACTGTATGTGCAATAATTAGCTTACCAGTACTAAACACTGGTGCTTAACATTTTTACTCTAGGACATGCCAACTCTGATATGAACTAGACAATCACAGACTTTGCCTAGCCCCCTTTGTTCAAGACCACATAAAATCAAGCGCCTTAGCCCACTAAATGTGCTTCCAAGTAGTTTAGCTGTACTACTGATCCATGTCTTCAGAAACAGCTGTCAAGCACGTTATTTTTGCAACACAGTCTTCAAGCTGCTTCGAACAGGAGGAACTCACTCTTGTTGCTTTGAAGACATTCTTACTGCTTTAGTTAAGAAGATGCTAATTACACAACGGAAACTTATTAAGGTTACCTAAGTAAAAGGAGAGGTGAGCCAAGATATCTAAAATCTATGCGTGTGCATGTGATTAGATAGGCTACCAAATATCTTACGgtataaatgtttgtttaaaaagctGTTCTAGAAATAATCAAGGTACTTCTTTTATTAATCTGATTGCATTCAGTACAATTTGATTGGTCCGTGAGAAATTACAAAAGAGTTCCCATTGTAATTGCTGTAAACTTAGGGTACTTATTACAAAGACATCTTCGATACAGAATCAGATATTCCAGGAATGAAGCATTTCCAAAACttaatgtttgtttctttaatGGGGAACTGAGGAAGAGTCCTCGTTGTATTGCATGCAACTTACCATTTTATTGCTAAGTGATATCTTATATTAATACTAAAACAGTTGTACTGTTATTTCTaccacaatttgtttataattcatTTTGTGTTCTTTTAGTCATATCCTACAAAAAAACCTTTGATCTATGACAAATTATTCTTGTTTTTCTTGTAGCTGAGTGGGTGTTGAATGAACCTTCATCTAAAGGAAATTGAAAAGCCCAGATCCTTGCTATGTAAACAGACACCATTAACTGTAACAGCTGAACACCACACTGTCAGACCCATTTATTAACAATTTCCCTCCATTTTATACATCCTCCTATTCATTTAAACCAATcattttaaacttgtattttatttgctgGGATAGATGCAACTTGGCCATCAGATGACCAAACTCCTCTACATCTTATAAAGCCAGCCAGGATAGCAGATTCAACATGACAAGTCTGCAAAAGTGTTTATCTGGATGGATACAAGGCCATTCCCAGATAATTACTGCCTCTAATCCCTTGAGGGATATTGGTGGGAGTGCAAATCTGCATCAAAATCAAAGTTTGACATCATGTTGTATTTACAGGAAGGCAGTACATTTGACACACAAAATGATACAATGGTATTTGGATGAATTAAGTGTAACTCTTATATTAATCTTACATAGAGAAAGCAACTTCTTGACATTTTTTAGATATGTTGAATCAACTGCAGCGTTATATAGAtctgtgtggcagggcagggccctgcctgtaaataatatttagTTTTGTGGtggtttggtggtggttggcagggatggggttaatttcctatccctgccaaaatacatgtgagaatgtggctggagctaattgaatcatttatatatatatatatatatatatatatatatatatatatatatatatacagtgccttgcgaaagtatttggcccccttgaactttgcgaccttttgccacatttcaggcttcaaacataaagatatgaaactgtaattttttgtgaagaatcaacaagaagtgggacacaatcatgaagtggaaagaaatttattggatatttcaaacttttttaacaaataaaatactgaaaaattgggcgtgcaaaattattcagcccctttactttcagtgcagcaaactctctccagaagttcagtgaggatctctgaatgatccaatgttgacctaaatgactaatgatgataaatagaatccacctgtgtgtaatcaagtctccgtataaatgcacctgcactgtgatagtctcagaggtccgtttaaagcgcagagagcatcatgaagaacaaggaacacaccaggcaggtccgagatactgttgtggagaagtttaaagccggatttggatacaaaaagatttcccaagctttaaacatcccaaggagcactgtgcaagcgataatattgaaatggaaggagtatcagaccactgcaaatctaccaagacctggccgtccctctaaactttcagctcatacaaggagaagattgatcagagatgcagccaagaggcccatgatcactctggatgaactgcagagatctacagctgaggtgggagactctgtccataggacaacaatcagtcgtatactgcacaaatctggcctttatggaagagtggcaagaagaaagccatttcttaaagatatccataaaaagtgtcatttacagtttgccacaagccacctgggagacacaccaaacatgtggaagaaggtgctctggtcagatgaaaccaaaatcaaactttttggcaacaatgcaaaacgttatgtttggcgtaaaagcaacacagctcatcaccctgaacacaccatccccactgtcaaacatggtggtggcagtatcatggtttgggcctacttttcttcagcagggacagggaagatggttaaaattgatgggaagatggatggagccaaatacaggaccattctggaagaaaacctgatggagtctgcaaaagacctgagactgggacggaggtttgtcttccaacaagacaatgatccaaaacataaagcaaaatctacaatggaatggttcacaaataaacatatccaggtgttagaatggccaagtcaaagtccagacctgaatccaatcgagaatctgtggaaagaactgaaaactgctgttcacaaatgctctccatccaacctcactgagctcgagctgttttgcaaggaggaatgggcaaaaatttcagtctctcgatgtgcaaaactgatagagacataccccaagcgacttacagctgtaatcgcagcaaaaggtggcactacaaagtattaacttaagggggctgaataattttgcacgcccaatttttcagttttttatttgttaaaaaagtttgaaatatccaataaatttcgttccacttcatgattgtgtcccacttgttgttgattcttcacaaaaaattacagtttcatatctttatgtttgaagcctggaatgtggcaaaaggtcgcaaagttcaagggggccgaatactttcgcaaggcactgtatatatatatatatatatatatatatatatatatatataaaataggcaCATTGAAACTGCAGCCCATTTTATGGTAATTACCACCCATGTCCCGCTGTCCCGAAAGCCTAATACTGTTTTCGCATGAACTGTCTTTTTTTTACGCATGTGTATTTTCGCAGCAAAAACATAAAATAGAAAATTAGAAAAAGGACTGGAAAGAGCAGTAaaatatgttgttgttattatagcTCTGCTAAATGTATTACAGCCAGTTTATTAAAGTGTTGTGTAAATTGATGCCTCCATTTTTTACAATAGACAAGCAACTGCAGTAGGGTAGACGACTTACTCTTAAAGTGTTTTTGTCTCAAAATGCTTTTGGTAagtgaagaaatcttttttttgtaaaaactctAGATGTGTAATAACCATTGATACAACTTTGGAGGCTTACTATGTTATGTGAACTGTAGACATACATCTAATAACATATATCTTagtgttaaaatacattttttaatagttttgcTGTATGtgccaaaaatatataaattcatgGCGGATTTGCACAAGATACTCCAGGATACCACATTCagtctcatttgtttaaattaaaatttCTGCTATAATTTTAAATATTCAATCACAAAAAATATAGGAAGACAACATTTATTTCAgtgacattgtactgtatattcagTTGCTCGTGAATCGCTGCTTGACTTTAGTCACCTGACtttcaacaaaatattaaaactgtATAAGATGATGGTTGTGAATTGCCAAGTTAGGTAAAAAAGAACCTGACATCAAAATCAAAGTTTGACATCATGTTGTATTTACAGGAAGCCAGTACATTTGACACACAAAATGATACAATGGTATTTGGATGAATTAAGTGTAACTCTTGTATAAATCTTACATAGAGAAAGCAACTTCTTGACATTTTTTAGATATGTTGAATCAACTGCAGCGTTTTATAGAtctgtgtggcagggcagggccctgcctgtcaCATCAGTGCCTGACTTTTAATCACTACTTGACTCATCATACACCAAGTTTGTACTACAGGTCTTTCATCTCTGTGGTTACAATTGCATTGTGTGTTTTGTTAGAAGATGACATCACAAAGAGACCCATCCACTCACTCTTATAGTGTACCTCTGACTATAATACTCTTGTGGGTTTCAGCACAGCAGTATGACAAGCTGCTTCACACTGGGCTTCTGCCCAGTTAGATATACCAGGTGCCGAAGAAATAAACTGCAGCCACTGACACTTTTAGTATCCTACTTCAGAAGACAATTTCAAGGGCTTTCCTATCAACGAATAAGAGATTCAAAACAACCAGATACCATTCCCCTCACTGTGGCAGAACAGCTACATCTCAGAAGATACTGAATCTTGAAAGTCACTGTACCTGGACTTGAAATAGTCAATGATGGAGATGGCCTGGTCCACACTGAATAATTCAATTCCACCTTTTCCTGCTGGACTGCCCAATTCCAGCCATTGTCTTTGCAAGTTCTTTCCTGTTTTCCACAAGTGAcatgtgtttttctgtattaaaattaaaaagtaagcAATCATCTCGATAGTATTTATTGACATAGTAGGTTAATGTTAATGGTTGAATaggtttattataataattatattccACACAATAACTGATGCTCTAGGTGCCAATATATTTAGTGAGATAGGGTAGGGTTGTACACAGGCAATATTGTAGATTTTTAGCTAATGTTTTGCAACAAGCAAAGGGAGTGAGTGCATTTTTCCTGATCTCTTTGCAGTTAAAACGTTACTTGTGGCATGCCTGCTGTACTGTAGTTTTGAATGACATGTGAAGCCTATTGTTTCAGCAAATTGGACTAATATTCCAATTAAGGCCTCAAGCTACAGGAACAGTAGATACATTTTTAGCTCTATTTCTGACAGATGGGATTAAACACGTAATATATGTTATTTTACACCAATTTATTGTTTATATATGCCTCCTTTACATCCATACACCTTTTACAAGGGGCATGAACTTTACCAGTGTGGGGTTACACATACAGTATGACTGCATGCAGAAATATTACACCACCAAAGGGAAAGATTTCACTGTAATTTGTGTGTTTACCACAAAAGTTAAAAAGTGCAAACAGGAAATTCCAGACCACTGTACTTGTCCTAAACCATTGAAATTAGGAGGTTCTACCAGTAAGTCAATTGATCTTGTAAAAAGGATGTTGTTACTTTCTAATTCACTTAATCTAGCCTTGTGATTTTATCAGACATTTTCAGAGACAGGAACCAtagcattatttattaattaagtaTTCATGTATAGTATGCATTAcattaaataagtatttatttataaaataaattcagaaataaataaatacataaatactatgTACTTTATAAAATGTTACTAAATACAGGAATGCATAATCAATATAGAAAAGGATAAAGAAGTAAGTcaacagaaaagccagaacactTCTTGttatgttgggtttttttttggtttttggg comes from the Acipenser ruthenus chromosome 13, fAciRut3.2 maternal haplotype, whole genome shotgun sequence genome and includes:
- the LOC131740136 gene encoding ciliary-associated calcium-binding coiled-coil protein 1-like; protein product: MSSKQQDLVQHYKLYEFLFSQPKDELVLGLEENIAVIKPTEFPFPAPLEEGLSSDIYSQLIAPAPAEQNKDELLLEIVGNDERSPVTEAEVKDPLEAYTMEDVKFVLGLVTRDVIGNLQMEISEKRKAQEETYIVRMNRLKT